The Streptomyces sp. NBC_01268 genome segment CAAGTACCGCCCGGGCACCACCGTCGCCAGCGTCCGCGCCGAAGGGGCGGCCAAGCACCTGGAGACCGAGCGGGGCCAGAAGGTGCTCGCCGCGCTCGACGCGGTCGCCGAGGCCCACGACGCCGAGCCCGCCACCGTCGCCCTGGCCTGGCTCGCCTCCCGCCCCACCGTCGTCGCCCCGATCGCCTCGGCCCGCACGGTCGAGCAGCTGCCCGCCCTCGTCGCGGTCGCCGAACTGGAGCTGACGGCGACCGAGCTGGCGGCGCTGGACGAGGCCTCGGCGGTCTGATCCGCGCTCCCGCCCGCCGGGCACCGCGTCCGGTCCGTCCGCCCCGCCGGCTGCCGTACTAGCTGCGGTACGGGTTGTAGCCGCCGTAGTCCAGGTACTGCGGCGGCGCCCAGACCCGGCCCGTGGCCCGCGCGGCGTGGGTGAGCGCGGGCGAGGCCACCTGCCTGCGCTGCCACAGGTGGTGCAGCAGCTCCTGCTCGCGGGCCGCGAAGTCCGGGGCCGCCTGGCCGCGTCCGGCCCGGTGGCGCAGGAAGGCCAGGGTGGTGGCGAAGGCCTCGTACTCGCCGACGGCCTGCGCGGCCGGCTTCCCGTACGTACGGGCGGCGAAGCCGCGGGCCAGCGCGCGGGCCCGCATCGAGGAGAGCGCGAGCGGTTCGTCGTGCGCGAGCCACCCGGCCGTCGCGTAGGCCGGGAGCTCGCCGGATATCGTGCGCAGCTCCTTCTGCCGGCTCCATATCGCGAGCCAGGTCAGCAGGGCGAAGACCGGGACCATGAACATCCCGTACACCGCGAGGAACGCCAGCGGGTGGAAGGACGCCGAACCGTTCCACAGGGCGTGCATGCCCATGCCGAGCACGAGGCCGGCGAGCGGGAACAGCACCAGCCGGGTGCGGCGGAACCGGGCGCCGGGCGCCAGGGCGGCGGCGAAGCCGAAGCCGAGGCCGGTGAGCGAGGTGAACAGCGGGTGGGCGAACGGCGACATGATGATCCGGACCAGGAAGGTCCCGAAGGTCATGGAGCCGAGACCGGTGGAGCCGATCTCCTGGTCCTCGCCGAAGGCGTTGCCCAGATAGAGGATGTTCTCGGTGAAGGCGAAGCCGGTGGCCGTGAACCCGGCGTAGACGAGGCCGTCGACCGGGCCCGTGAAGTCCCTGCGGCGGAAGAGGAAGAGCAGCAGCACCGCCGCGCCCTTGGCGGTCTCCTCCACGACCGGGGCGACCGCGGTCGCGCCGAGGGTGTCGGCGGAGCCGGGGTCGGCGGTGGCGCTGCTGATCCACTCCACCGCGAAGGAGTTGGCCAGGATCGCCACCAGCGTGGAGGCGAACGCGCCCCAGGCGAGGGCGAACAGCAGGTTCTTCCAGGGGGCGGGCTCGACCCGGTCGAGCCAGCGGAACGCGGCCATCAGCAGCGGCACGGGCAGGACCGCGAGGCCGAGACCGACGAGGAAGCCCTCGGTGCCGGTCTCCTCCCGGACCAGCGCGAGGATCGCCAGGGCGCACAGCGCGAGCAGGGTGATCAGGGTGATGGCCCGCAGCAGCTTGCTGCGCCAGAAGGCGCGGCGCGGCTTGTACCGCCACTTGGAACGCTCCGGGACCGCCGCGAAGTCCGGCTGGTCGGTCTCCAGGGCGGGCACGGGTGCGGGCGCGGGGATGACCGCCTTGGCGGGGGCCGGGGCGGGGGCGGGCTCGGTGGCAGATCCGACGATCGGGTTCGACGACACGGAACGACCCTAACGAGCGTCACCGACACCGGCGAGGGAGTTCCCGCAGCCTGTGGAAAACCCGCCCTCGCCGGTGCGGTGCGAGCTCAGCGCCTGCGGAACAGCAGGTCGTGGACGACGTGTCCCTTGTCGAGGCCCTGCCCCTCGAACCGGGTCAGCGGCCGGTACCCGGGCCGGGGCGCGTAGCCGCCGTCGGCCTGGGTGTTCTCGAAGTCGGGGTGCGCGCTGAGCACGTCCAGCATCTGCTCCGCGTACGGCTCCCAGTCCGTGGCGCAGTGCAGCACGCCGCCGGGCTTGAGGCGGGGCGCGAGCAGCGTGAGGAAGTCGGGCTGGATCAGGCGCCGCTTGTGGTGCCGCTTCTTGGGCCAGGGGTCCGGGAAGTAGACCCGGCAGCCGTCGAGGGACTCGGGCGTGAGCATCTCGCGCAGCAGGATGATCGCGTCGCCGTTGGCGACCCGGACGTTCTCCAGGCCGTTGCGGTCGGCGAGCCCGAGCAGGTTGCCCTGGCCGGGGGTGTGGACGTCGACCGCGAGGATGCCGGTGCCGGGGTCGGCGGCGGCCATCTGCGCGGTGGCCTCGCCCATGCCGAAGCCGATCTCCAGGACGACCGGCAGCCCGCCGAACATGTCGGTCAGGTCGAGCCGGCTCTGGCCGTCGATGTCGAGGCCCCAGTCGGGCCACCGCTTCAGCATGGCCTCGGCCTGGCCCGCGGTGACGCGGCTGCGGCGCGGCTGGAAGCTGCGGATCCGCCGCTCGTAGTGCGAGCCGGCCGGGTCGGGCAGGGGACCCTCGCCCGGTGCGAACATCCGGCTGCCGAGCCGCGCGGCGCGCTGGTCGGCCCGGATGCGGTCGGCGGGGGTGGTGTGCGGGTGGTTCTCTGGCTGCTCAGACACAATGCGCCGATTCTACGGCGCGCCCGG includes the following:
- a CDS encoding PrsW family intramembrane metalloprotease; translated protein: MSSNPIVGSATEPAPAPAPAKAVIPAPAPVPALETDQPDFAAVPERSKWRYKPRRAFWRSKLLRAITLITLLALCALAILALVREETGTEGFLVGLGLAVLPVPLLMAAFRWLDRVEPAPWKNLLFALAWGAFASTLVAILANSFAVEWISSATADPGSADTLGATAVAPVVEETAKGAAVLLLFLFRRRDFTGPVDGLVYAGFTATGFAFTENILYLGNAFGEDQEIGSTGLGSMTFGTFLVRIIMSPFAHPLFTSLTGLGFGFAAALAPGARFRRTRLVLFPLAGLVLGMGMHALWNGSASFHPLAFLAVYGMFMVPVFALLTWLAIWSRQKELRTISGELPAYATAGWLAHDEPLALSSMRARALARGFAARTYGKPAAQAVGEYEAFATTLAFLRHRAGRGQAAPDFAAREQELLHHLWQRRQVASPALTHAARATGRVWAPPQYLDYGGYNPYRS
- the trmB gene encoding tRNA (guanosine(46)-N7)-methyltransferase TrmB, producing the protein MFAPGEGPLPDPAGSHYERRIRSFQPRRSRVTAGQAEAMLKRWPDWGLDIDGQSRLDLTDMFGGLPVVLEIGFGMGEATAQMAAADPGTGILAVDVHTPGQGNLLGLADRNGLENVRVANGDAIILLREMLTPESLDGCRVYFPDPWPKKRHHKRRLIQPDFLTLLAPRLKPGGVLHCATDWEPYAEQMLDVLSAHPDFENTQADGGYAPRPGYRPLTRFEGQGLDKGHVVHDLLFRRR